In the Mastacembelus armatus chromosome 17, fMasArm1.2, whole genome shotgun sequence genome, one interval contains:
- the LOC113134721 gene encoding putative ferric-chelate reductase 1, translating into MEQGLILLIAALMVVVLPGAAQLFYATDLQSDTQVNVTQEGCGVTKLCAAQPSKCDPAGNVTCLFTSLVISNGTNLFIQLRGDSVGAVGLGLNTSQGVVMGLLCAQNYLNNMITFFGVSLKTVTNIRGLAQNNAIYCEFSVSNAVSTDTIFDIFLFARGFNNSSFTNVFNVTNLGTTTTAPTTMMPHNMTTAPMMMPHNMTTAPMMMPHNMTTAPMMMPHNMTTAPTMMMPHNMTTAPTMMVPGNMTGNMTAPTTMKPHTMTTAASTTLHPHSLLLLLSVVTLAALQRT; encoded by the exons ATGGAGCAAGGATTGATCCTGCTGATCGCTGCACTGATGGTTGTTGTTCTACCTGGAGCAGCTCAACTGTTCTACGCAACTGATCTGCAATCTGATACACAG gTGAACGTCACTCAGGAAGGCTGTGGAGTCACTAAACTGTGCGCGGCACAACCAAGCAAATGTGATCCTGCTGGAAACGTCACCTGTCTGTTCACATCTCTGGTCATTTCAAATGGCACCAATCTCTTCATCCAGCTCAGAGGAGACTCAGTGGGAGCTGTTGGGCTGGGATTGAATACGTCTcag GGTGTTGTCATGGGTTTACTCTGTGCTCAAAACTACTTGAACAACATGATCACTTTCTTCGGTGTATCACTGAAG acagTGACAAATATCCGAGGCTTGGCACAAAACAATGCCATCTACTGTGAGTTCAGTGTTTCCAATGCAGTCAGCACTGATACCATCTTCGACATCTTCCTGTTTGCTAGAGGTTTTAACAATA GTAGTTTCAccaatgtttttaatgtcaccAACCTGGGCACCACCACGACAGCACCCACAACAATGATGCCCCACAATATGACGACAGCGCCCATGATGATGCCCCACAATATGACGACAGCGCCCATGATGATGCCCCACAATATGACGACAGCGCCCATGATGATGCCCCACAATATGACGACAGCACCCACAATGATGATGCCCCACAATATGACGACAGCACCCACAATGATGGTGCCAGGCAACATGACAGGCAACATGACAGCACCCACAACGATGAAGCCCCATACTATGACAACAGCAGCCAGCACGACTCTCCACCCTCACT